From a region of the Microterricola gilva genome:
- a CDS encoding RimK family alpha-L-glutamate ligase — protein sequence MKLAILSRAPQAYSTQRLRAAALQRGHRVKVLNTLRFAIDLSGPEPDLQYRGKLLSDYDAILPRIGNSITYFGTAVVRQFEQMDVYTPNTATGITNSRDKLRATQILSRHDIAMPATAFVHARADVRMAIERVGGAPVVIKLLEGTQGIGVILAPEVKIAEAIIETLHSTKQNVLIQSFVSESRGRDIRALVVGDRVVAAMRRVATGDEFRSNVHRGGSVEAVELTPEYTRAAVRAAQIMGLRVAGVDMLEGNDGPLVMEVNSSPGLEGIERATGLDVAGAIIDYIAGQVAFPEIDVRQRLSISTGYGVAEIVVHSDAGLVGRRLADSMLSDLDITVLTVHRGTTVIPNPKRDVVLEANDRLLCFGKLEDMRSMVPERRRRRARVRKLPKEPIPEG from the coding sequence ATGAAACTGGCTATTCTCTCGCGCGCGCCACAGGCATATTCCACGCAGCGGTTGCGCGCAGCCGCACTCCAGCGGGGCCACCGGGTAAAAGTTCTGAACACTCTGCGATTCGCCATCGATCTGTCTGGCCCAGAGCCGGACCTGCAGTATCGGGGCAAGCTGCTCTCCGATTACGACGCGATCCTGCCCCGCATCGGCAACTCGATCACCTACTTCGGCACCGCCGTTGTGCGCCAGTTCGAGCAGATGGACGTGTACACACCCAACACGGCAACGGGCATCACGAACTCGCGTGACAAGCTGCGCGCCACCCAGATCCTCTCTCGCCACGACATCGCGATGCCGGCGACGGCCTTCGTCCACGCCCGCGCCGACGTGCGCATGGCCATCGAACGCGTCGGCGGCGCGCCCGTCGTCATCAAGCTGCTCGAGGGCACCCAGGGCATCGGCGTCATCCTCGCCCCCGAGGTGAAGATCGCCGAGGCCATCATCGAGACGCTGCACTCCACCAAACAGAACGTGCTGATCCAGAGTTTCGTCTCGGAGAGCCGGGGCCGCGACATCCGCGCCCTCGTCGTCGGCGACCGCGTCGTTGCCGCCATGCGCCGGGTCGCGACCGGCGACGAGTTCCGCTCGAATGTGCACCGCGGCGGCAGTGTCGAGGCGGTCGAGCTGACGCCCGAGTACACGCGCGCGGCGGTGCGTGCCGCGCAGATCATGGGTCTGCGTGTTGCCGGCGTCGACATGCTCGAGGGCAACGACGGTCCGCTCGTGATGGAGGTCAACTCCTCGCCGGGCCTCGAGGGCATCGAGCGGGCGACCGGGCTGGACGTGGCCGGTGCGATCATCGACTACATCGCGGGGCAGGTCGCCTTCCCCGAGATCGATGTGCGGCAGCGGCTCAGCATCTCCACCGGCTACGGCGTGGCCGAGATCGTCGTGCACAGCGACGCCGGCCTGGTCGGTAGGCGCCTGGCGGACTCGATGCTGAGCGACCTCGACATCACGGTGCTCACCGTGCACCGCGGCACCACCGTCATCCCGAACCCCAAGCGCGACGTCGTGCTCGAAGCCAACGACAGGCTGCTCTGTTTCGGCAAGCTCGAGGACATGCGGTCGATGGTGCCGGAGCGGCGCCGGCGGCGGGCGCGGGTGCGCAAGCTGCCCAAGGAGCCGATCCCCGAGGGGTGA
- a CDS encoding class II glutamine amidotransferase, which translates to MILDAQHSLVAQSLNSPLGNETVNGDGFGFGWYPENNEPGSQPAFFHSIEPAWNDQNLRELTRSIRSPLFFSHVRAAGGPPIQQTNCHPFRHENWMFMHNGFLTEFSKVKRDLTYAVDPSLYPNILGTTDSEVLFNLALTLGLKDDPIAAMAATIRKVESVGRDHGVAFPMQGTVAVTDGATMWAFRYSSQMRSRTLFHSTDVETLWEMYPDAERFKLFGPNARLIVSEPLNDLPGVFQEVPESTALVVESSGYHHEPFLAADD; encoded by the coding sequence GTGATCCTGGATGCCCAGCATTCACTGGTCGCCCAATCGCTGAACTCGCCGCTCGGCAACGAGACCGTCAACGGTGACGGCTTCGGTTTCGGTTGGTACCCCGAGAACAATGAACCGGGCTCCCAACCCGCCTTTTTTCACAGCATCGAGCCGGCGTGGAACGATCAGAACCTCCGCGAGCTGACCCGCAGCATCCGCAGCCCGCTGTTCTTCAGCCATGTTCGCGCGGCCGGTGGGCCGCCGATCCAGCAGACCAACTGCCACCCGTTCCGCCATGAGAACTGGATGTTCATGCACAACGGCTTCCTCACCGAATTCTCGAAGGTGAAGCGCGATCTGACCTATGCCGTTGACCCCTCGCTCTACCCGAACATCCTGGGCACGACCGACTCAGAGGTGCTGTTCAACCTCGCTCTGACGCTCGGTCTCAAGGACGACCCCATCGCGGCGATGGCGGCGACGATCCGCAAGGTCGAGTCCGTTGGGCGCGATCATGGAGTGGCGTTTCCCATGCAGGGCACGGTCGCCGTGACCGATGGCGCGACGATGTGGGCGTTCCGCTACTCCTCGCAGATGCGCAGTCGAACGCTGTTCCACTCCACGGACGTCGAGACGCTGTGGGAGATGTACCCCGACGCGGAGCGGTTCAAACTGTTCGGGCCGAACGCCAGACTCATCGTCTCCGAGCCACTCAATGATCTGCCCGGCGTCTTCCAGGAGGTACCAGAATCGACGGCGCTGGTGGTTGAGTCCTCCGGATATCACCACGAGCCGTTCCTCGCAGCGGATGACTAG
- a CDS encoding threonine/serine ThrE exporter family protein — protein sequence MSVERGVAAVVLTVALAFAVSPVAAAVAAEGSGITRPQVPTPVSTEPAPETPAPTDAATPVPPTDEPEPVPTETGVPPTAEPTPTEEAPAPTEVPVPDEAPVDEPDNTELAPIEPAYADPDVDPVSWIIAIAVLLVGIAVLFLIRRRAPRRRVNEVMPAQAEPQTHAEPAVVLAALESSGEAMIDAGYSVVSVTEALVDIAAANGYPTAEIVVFPTALFISASADGQLRTGVVSSGHSALLLHQVEELDDAIESAQSGALPAAAVPSRIVAIRRLPRPYNTAQRLIAYMFLSSGISMLLGASWAGVLLSAVLGAVVGSLLLAGAGTARRYQALITVGASFLVGVSVFLLIRTDIDPGVLPSLIAPLIILLPGALLTTGVVELSTGQMMAGAGRLAAGSMQLILLAVGIVAAAGVVGIPAREITSAQEPLGALGPWLGVAVFGVGIVVYQCARPASLGWILLVLYVAYGAQVLADVFLGGVLSAFVGALAMTPVAVIVARQRSGPPAIVSFLPAFWLLVPGALGLVGVASLLGGDTGGVSSLVTTVSTMVAIALGVLAGTAITGRVRRGPGAI from the coding sequence ATGAGTGTGGAGCGTGGCGTTGCCGCAGTCGTCCTCACGGTTGCACTCGCTTTCGCCGTGAGCCCGGTAGCGGCTGCCGTTGCCGCCGAGGGATCCGGCATCACGCGGCCTCAGGTCCCCACGCCCGTGTCCACGGAGCCCGCACCAGAGACGCCGGCACCCACCGACGCCGCCACCCCGGTGCCGCCCACTGACGAGCCCGAGCCGGTCCCCACCGAGACCGGCGTGCCCCCGACAGCCGAGCCGACCCCCACGGAGGAAGCACCTGCTCCGACGGAGGTACCCGTGCCCGACGAGGCGCCCGTGGACGAGCCGGACAACACCGAGCTCGCCCCGATCGAACCGGCGTATGCCGACCCGGACGTCGACCCGGTGTCGTGGATCATCGCCATCGCCGTCCTGCTCGTGGGCATTGCGGTCCTGTTCCTGATCCGCCGCAGGGCGCCGCGTCGGCGTGTAAACGAGGTGATGCCGGCGCAGGCAGAACCGCAGACTCACGCCGAACCGGCCGTCGTGCTGGCCGCCCTGGAGTCGAGTGGCGAGGCGATGATCGATGCCGGCTACTCGGTGGTGAGCGTGACGGAGGCGCTGGTGGACATCGCCGCCGCGAACGGATACCCGACGGCGGAGATCGTCGTCTTCCCTACGGCGCTGTTCATCTCCGCGAGCGCCGACGGGCAACTCCGAACCGGAGTGGTCTCCAGCGGGCACAGTGCGCTGCTGCTCCATCAGGTGGAGGAGCTCGATGACGCGATTGAATCGGCGCAGAGCGGGGCACTGCCAGCCGCCGCGGTTCCATCACGCATCGTGGCGATCCGCCGACTGCCGCGTCCCTACAACACAGCACAGCGCCTGATCGCGTACATGTTCCTCTCCAGCGGAATCTCGATGCTGCTCGGTGCGTCCTGGGCGGGCGTGCTCCTCTCGGCGGTACTGGGTGCTGTCGTGGGCTCGCTCCTTCTGGCCGGTGCGGGAACGGCCAGGCGGTATCAGGCGCTGATCACCGTTGGGGCGTCCTTCCTCGTGGGGGTGTCCGTGTTCCTCCTGATCCGCACCGATATCGATCCCGGTGTCCTCCCGTCCCTGATCGCCCCGCTGATCATCCTGCTACCCGGTGCGTTGCTGACGACCGGCGTCGTGGAGCTGTCGACCGGGCAGATGATGGCCGGGGCCGGTCGTCTCGCGGCCGGATCGATGCAACTGATCCTCCTCGCGGTTGGAATCGTTGCGGCTGCCGGGGTCGTCGGGATTCCAGCACGTGAAATCACCTCGGCGCAGGAACCACTCGGCGCCCTGGGCCCGTGGCTCGGTGTGGCGGTGTTCGGTGTGGGGATCGTCGTGTATCAGTGCGCCAGACCCGCCTCGCTGGGCTGGATCCTGCTGGTCCTCTACGTCGCGTACGGGGCGCAGGTGCTCGCCGATGTGTTCCTCGGCGGCGTGCTGTCGGCCTTCGTCGGGGCCCTGGCGATGACCCCGGTGGCCGTCATCGTCGCGCGGCAACGGTCCGGGCCTCCGGCGATCGTGAGCTTCCTGCCCGCGTTCTGGCTGCTCGTTCCCGGCGCGCTCGGTCTCGTCGGCGTTGCCAGCCTTCTCGGAGGGGATACCGGGGGAGTCAGCTCCCTCGTGACGACGGTGTCGACGATGGTCGCCATCGCACTCGGCGTCCTCGCCGGCACCGCGATCACCGGGCGCGTGCGGCGTGGGCCCGGCGCGATCTGA
- a CDS encoding ATP-dependent zinc protease, whose protein sequence is MREPTYSSTVAGWREWVGLPGIGIPWIKAKLDTGARSSALHAFDVEEFVDADGVDHVRFQVRPWQHTDNGAITVECPVHDRRSVRSSSGHSEERIVVLIDVQLFGRTVTAETTLSNRDQMGFRMLIGREALRQGFLVDSDKSFLGGRAPQEIRRRNRGRA, encoded by the coding sequence GTGAGAGAACCTACCTATTCAAGCACTGTCGCTGGCTGGCGTGAGTGGGTTGGCCTTCCCGGCATCGGCATTCCGTGGATCAAGGCGAAACTCGACACCGGCGCCCGCAGCTCTGCACTGCACGCCTTCGACGTCGAGGAGTTCGTCGACGCAGACGGCGTCGACCACGTGCGATTCCAGGTTCGCCCCTGGCAGCACACCGACAACGGCGCGATCACCGTTGAGTGCCCCGTGCACGACCGGCGTTCTGTGCGCAGCTCATCCGGCCACAGCGAGGAGCGCATCGTCGTGCTCATCGATGTGCAGCTGTTCGGCCGCACCGTCACGGCCGAGACCACCCTGAGCAACCGCGATCAGATGGGGTTCCGGATGCTGATCGGCCGCGAGGCCCTCAGGCAGGGTTTCCTCGTGGACTCCGACAAGTCATTCCTCGGCGGTCGCGCCCCGCAGGAGATTCGACGCCGCAACCGCGGGCGCGCGTAG
- a CDS encoding nucleotidyltransferase domain-containing protein, which translates to MHDDVFLESVTAALSAVPGVRGVALGGSQARGVQRPDSDWDLAVYYRDALDVEQIRALGWPGELTELEGWGSLFNGGGKVTVDGRDVDIHYRDLSVIERIHEDAEHGRFYIDGLLFHQAGIPSYILLAELGINRPLWGEVPQWEYPEALRESASAEWWATADMTLVYADGHARRGRVAQCAGLMSEAACRAAHAILAARGEWVTNEKGLLAQAGVDGVDDLVLGLSADPESLVETVCATRELLSAAVRESGVAVE; encoded by the coding sequence ATGCATGATGACGTGTTCCTGGAATCGGTGACTGCCGCGCTCTCAGCCGTTCCCGGCGTGCGGGGCGTTGCCCTCGGCGGTTCACAGGCGCGCGGCGTCCAACGGCCAGACAGCGACTGGGATCTGGCCGTCTACTACCGCGATGCACTGGACGTCGAGCAGATTCGTGCACTCGGCTGGCCGGGTGAGCTGACGGAGCTCGAGGGCTGGGGGAGCCTCTTCAACGGCGGCGGCAAGGTCACGGTCGACGGGAGGGACGTCGACATCCACTACCGCGACCTCAGCGTGATCGAACGGATCCACGAGGATGCCGAACATGGGCGCTTCTACATCGACGGGCTGCTCTTTCACCAGGCCGGGATCCCCAGTTACATCCTCCTGGCGGAGCTCGGCATCAACCGACCGCTGTGGGGCGAGGTGCCGCAGTGGGAGTACCCGGAGGCGCTCCGGGAGAGCGCGAGCGCGGAGTGGTGGGCGACGGCGGATATGACGCTCGTGTACGCAGACGGGCACGCCCGCCGCGGGCGCGTCGCGCAGTGCGCTGGCCTCATGAGCGAGGCCGCGTGCCGCGCAGCGCACGCGATCCTCGCCGCACGAGGCGAGTGGGTGACAAACGAGAAGGGGCTGCTCGCCCAGGCGGGCGTCGACGGCGTCGACGATCTGGTGCTCGGGCTGAGCGCGGATCCGGAGTCGCTCGTTGAGACCGTATGTGCGACGCGTGAGCTACTCAGCGCCGCTGTGCGTGAGTCCGGCGTCGCCGTGGAGTGA
- a CDS encoding flavin monoamine oxidase family protein, which produces MDHFETIVIGAGVSGLTAARLLMKAGRRVVVLEARDRIGGRVHTDRHDGLVTDLGASWIHGITDEPVAAAIEAFGMRTVEFSVGGFQPDSRPIAYYGPDGERLSAAAAHGFASDIRALDATLVERIAASDAGASYRDVTETAIAAQGWDGERAERVREFLQHRTEEQYGAWIDDLAAHGLDDDNVAGDEVVFPDGYDHLPERLAAGLDVRLEHVVGQVSWSAEGVTVATERSTLTADTAVVTVPIGVLQSADFVVSPPLPEPISGALGRLEMNAFEKVIMRFESTFWDDEVYAIRQQGPEGRWWHSWYDLTPLHGTPTLLTFAAGPAARETRNWTEDEVVDSILAQLRRLYGDRVQRPTRVHITKWQDDPFARGSYAFMTVGSTTADHDDLATPVGGVLHIAGEATWTDDPATVPAAMHSGHRAASNILQRDIPIEELWAEH; this is translated from the coding sequence ATGGACCACTTCGAGACGATCGTGATCGGAGCGGGTGTGTCCGGCCTCACCGCCGCGCGCCTTTTGATGAAGGCCGGCCGGAGGGTCGTGGTGCTCGAAGCACGTGACCGCATCGGCGGCAGGGTCCACACCGATCGACACGACGGGCTCGTCACCGACCTCGGCGCATCGTGGATCCACGGCATCACCGACGAACCCGTCGCCGCTGCCATCGAGGCATTCGGCATGCGCACCGTGGAGTTCTCTGTCGGTGGATTTCAGCCAGACAGCCGCCCGATCGCGTACTACGGTCCAGATGGGGAGAGACTCTCGGCGGCCGCTGCGCACGGCTTCGCGAGCGACATCCGCGCGCTCGACGCCACCCTCGTCGAAAGGATCGCCGCATCGGATGCCGGCGCCTCCTACCGCGATGTGACCGAGACCGCCATCGCCGCCCAGGGCTGGGACGGCGAGCGTGCCGAGCGGGTTCGCGAGTTCCTGCAACACCGGACGGAGGAACAGTACGGGGCGTGGATCGACGATCTCGCCGCGCACGGTCTCGATGACGACAATGTCGCCGGGGACGAGGTCGTGTTCCCGGACGGCTACGACCACCTCCCTGAGCGTCTGGCAGCGGGGCTCGACGTGCGTCTCGAGCACGTCGTCGGCCAGGTGAGCTGGTCGGCGGAGGGCGTCACTGTCGCGACGGAACGCTCCACTCTGACGGCCGACACCGCGGTGGTGACGGTGCCGATCGGCGTTCTCCAGTCCGCTGACTTCGTCGTCTCGCCGCCGCTGCCCGAACCCATCAGCGGCGCCCTGGGCAGGCTCGAGATGAACGCCTTCGAGAAGGTCATCATGCGGTTCGAGTCGACGTTCTGGGACGACGAGGTCTACGCGATCCGGCAGCAGGGACCAGAGGGTCGGTGGTGGCACTCCTGGTACGACCTGACTCCGCTGCACGGGACGCCGACGCTCCTGACCTTCGCGGCCGGGCCGGCGGCGCGCGAAACACGCAACTGGACCGAGGACGAGGTCGTCGACTCGATCCTGGCGCAGCTGCGGCGCCTCTACGGAGATCGCGTGCAGCGCCCGACACGCGTGCACATCACCAAGTGGCAGGACGACCCATTCGCCCGGGGCTCGTACGCGTTCATGACGGTCGGTTCGACGACCGCCGATCACGACGACCTCGCGACACCCGTCGGCGGAGTCCTGCACATCGCCGGTGAGGCGACCTGGACGGACGATCCAGCAACGGTCCCAGCAGCGATGCACTCCGGCCACCGTGCGGCGTCGAACATCCTGCAACGGGACATCCCGATCGAGGAGCTCTGGGCCGAGCACTAG